One Paracoccaceae bacterium genomic region harbors:
- a CDS encoding dihydrodipicolinate synthase family protein, whose translation MKLDHTARGVYVIAATPFTPDGGLDLDSLDSLTDFYLACGATGLTILGILGEAQKLEPEESLTVVRRVVARARGIPVVVGASAPGFAAMRRIARESMDLGAAGVMIAPPNTLRMDDQIVGYYAQAVRAIGEDVPVCVQDHPLATNVQMSNAVIRRILTDHDSCVMLKHEDWPGLEKISALRDMQARGELKPVSILCGNGGVFLDFEMDRGADGAMTGYAFPDMLADLVRLAQAGNRDAAHDLFDAHLPLLRYEQQPGVGLAARKYVLWRRGAIRHDTQRMPGSALSAKARAEVDYLLARLALHDPRARLPVPG comes from the coding sequence ATGAAACTCGATCACACGGCCCGTGGCGTCTATGTCATCGCCGCCACGCCGTTCACGCCCGACGGCGGGCTTGATCTCGACTCGCTCGACAGCCTGACGGATTTCTACCTGGCGTGCGGCGCCACCGGGCTGACGATCCTTGGCATACTGGGCGAGGCGCAAAAGCTTGAACCCGAGGAATCGCTGACCGTCGTCCGCAGGGTCGTCGCCCGCGCGCGCGGCATTCCCGTCGTGGTGGGCGCGTCGGCCCCGGGTTTTGCCGCGATGCGTCGCATCGCGCGCGAGTCGATGGATCTGGGCGCGGCAGGGGTGATGATCGCGCCGCCGAACACGCTGCGGATGGATGACCAGATCGTCGGCTATTACGCCCAGGCCGTCAGGGCGATTGGCGAAGATGTGCCGGTCTGCGTGCAGGATCACCCGCTGGCGACCAATGTCCAGATGTCGAACGCCGTGATCCGGCGAATCCTGACCGATCACGACAGTTGCGTGATGCTGAAGCACGAAGACTGGCCGGGCCTCGAAAAGATCAGCGCCCTTCGTGACATGCAGGCACGGGGCGAACTGAAGCCGGTTTCGATCCTGTGCGGCAACGGCGGCGTGTTCCTGGATTTCGAGATGGATCGCGGCGCCGATGGTGCGATGACCGGCTATGCCTTCCCCGACATGCTGGCCGATCTGGTCCGTCTGGCGCAGGCCGGGAACCGCGACGCGGCGCATGACCTGTTCGACGCACACCTGCCGCTGCTGCGCTATGAGCAGCAGCCGGGCGTCGGCCTTGCCGCCCGGAAATACGTGCTGTGGCGGCGTGGCGCGATCCGCCATGACACCCAGCGCATGCCTGGCTCGGCGCTTTCCGCAAAGGCCCGGGCCGAGGTCGATTACCTGCTGGCCCGGCTGGCCCTGCACGACCCGCGTGCGCGGCTGCCCGTGCCGGGCTGA
- a CDS encoding MFS transporter, whose product MTREGGERNVNDGGSLASFRSRGFLFYWLALLFAGFSVQIQTVAIGWQIYDMTRDPLNLGFVGLSQFLPALLLVLVTGAVSDRFSRRTILAVCLFAECACALGLLLFTVSGTRDLWPVFMILVALGTARAFYNPARQSIVPNLVPDQHVPNAITLSVTAGQFATIAGPVAGGLLYAIRPELAYGLAMALLFAAGGLVLLIHLPRRIGTAGYPTWETLSAGFRYIWTEKVVLGAITLDLFAVLLGGAVALLPVYALDVLDVGPTGLGLLKAGPAIGAIAVGFYLMANPIRDHAGLIMFAAVAGFGTFTAIFALSETVWISVLALVLMGGCDMVSVFVRNTLVQVWTPDTLRGRVNAVNQVFVGASNELGAFRAGTSAALIGAVPAVLVGGIGTVAVAGLWLHWFPGLRRTRHLGPPSLR is encoded by the coding sequence ATGACCAGGGAAGGCGGAGAGCGGAACGTGAACGACGGTGGCAGTCTGGCGTCGTTTCGCAGCAGAGGTTTCCTGTTTTACTGGCTGGCCCTGTTGTTTGCCGGTTTTTCTGTTCAGATACAGACTGTTGCGATTGGCTGGCAGATCTATGACATGACGCGCGACCCGCTGAACCTGGGTTTTGTGGGCCTGTCGCAGTTCTTGCCCGCGCTGCTTCTGGTGCTGGTCACCGGGGCGGTGTCCGACCGCTTTTCGCGCCGCACCATCCTTGCCGTCTGCCTGTTCGCGGAATGCGCCTGTGCGCTCGGCCTGCTGCTTTTCACCGTCAGCGGGACGCGCGACCTTTGGCCGGTCTTCATGATCCTTGTCGCGCTTGGCACGGCGCGCGCCTTCTACAATCCGGCCCGGCAGTCGATCGTGCCCAACCTCGTGCCGGACCAGCATGTCCCCAACGCCATCACGCTGAGCGTGACCGCCGGACAGTTCGCCACCATCGCCGGCCCCGTTGCGGGCGGGCTGCTGTACGCGATCCGGCCGGAACTGGCATACGGGTTGGCCATGGCCCTGCTGTTTGCGGCGGGCGGGCTGGTCCTGCTCATCCACCTGCCGCGGCGCATCGGCACCGCAGGATATCCCACCTGGGAAACGCTGAGCGCGGGATTCCGTTATATCTGGACCGAGAAGGTGGTGCTGGGCGCCATCACGCTTGACCTGTTTGCGGTGCTTCTGGGCGGTGCCGTCGCGCTTCTGCCGGTCTACGCGCTCGACGTGCTGGATGTCGGGCCGACCGGCCTTGGCCTGCTCAAGGCGGGGCCCGCCATCGGCGCGATAGCGGTCGGATTCTATCTGATGGCGAACCCGATCCGCGATCACGCCGGGCTGATCATGTTCGCGGCCGTCGCAGGGTTCGGCACCTTCACGGCGATCTTCGCCCTGTCCGAAACCGTCTGGATCTCGGTTCTGGCACTGGTGCTGATGGGCGGCTGTGACATGGTCAGCGTGTTCGTCCGCAACACGCTGGTGCAGGTCTGGACGCCGGACACGCTGCGCGGACGTGTCAACGCGGTCAATCAGGTCTTTGTGGGGGCGTCGAATGAACTCGGTGCGTTCCGGGCCGGCACTTCGGCCGCGCTGATCGGCGCGGTGCCCGCCGTGCTGGTGGGCGGCATAGGCACCGTCGCGGTCGCGGGCCTGTGGCTGCACTGGTTTCCGGGATTGCGCCGCACGCGGCATCTGGGACCCCCATCCTTGCGTTGA
- a CDS encoding glutathione S-transferase N-terminal domain-containing protein, with protein sequence MRLYMSEASPFARKVRFAAIERGLDDRIERVLLNPHDRAPELVGANPLSKVPTLVADDGSVHCDSLAICIYLDTLGNLPPLVPLGGVYGLTVLQRHVQANGLLDASVTRRMETLKSPVPDRLEWMERQKQTVHRVLDRFEQTIGEFGHVVAIDTITLACGLAYLDFRFPDDGWRAGRPRLAAWLAEIETRPGMNLTRFPS encoded by the coding sequence ATGCGGCTCTACATGTCTGAGGCGTCGCCATTCGCGCGCAAGGTCAGGTTCGCCGCCATCGAGCGTGGCCTCGATGACCGTATCGAGCGCGTCCTTCTGAACCCGCATGACCGCGCTCCGGAACTCGTTGGCGCCAACCCGCTCAGCAAGGTTCCCACGCTCGTGGCCGATGACGGCAGCGTTCACTGCGACAGCCTGGCGATCTGCATCTATCTTGACACGCTGGGAAACCTGCCGCCGCTCGTGCCGCTTGGCGGTGTCTACGGTCTGACCGTCCTGCAGCGCCATGTCCAGGCCAACGGCCTGCTTGACGCGTCGGTGACGCGGCGCATGGAAACGCTCAAGTCGCCCGTTCCGGACCGCCTTGAATGGATGGAACGCCAGAAGCAGACGGTCCACCGCGTGCTGGATCGGTTCGAGCAGACGATTGGTGAGTTCGGGCATGTCGTTGCCATCGACACGATCACCCTGGCCTGTGGCCTGGCATACCTCGACTTCCGATTTCCCGATGACGGCTGGCGTGCCGGTCGGCCCAGGCTGGCCGCCTGGCTGGCCGAGATCGAGACACGCCCCGGCATGAATCTGACGCGGTTTCCGTCTTGA
- a CDS encoding GntR family transcriptional regulator: protein MRLRTEIVDGHLQLGDALSESMVAARYGVSRTPVREAFAFLGLEGLVRTEPQQGTYVFTITRAQFNQLSETRSILECAAFRLSIERNRKMLLRKWRRIVKSMQAAMERGDGLAYCQLDGEFHHQLFALADNPHLLEATQSFATKIATVRNRLGSNPEHMKHSFSEHENLLRLLEDDKVNSAVELLDHHIRFKGETFWAAASGQISSLADQRSQT, encoded by the coding sequence ATGCGTCTGCGCACCGAGATCGTCGATGGCCATCTTCAACTGGGCGATGCGCTGTCGGAATCGATGGTGGCCGCGCGCTACGGCGTCAGCCGGACCCCGGTGCGCGAGGCATTTGCCTTCCTCGGGCTCGAGGGTCTGGTGCGGACCGAACCGCAGCAGGGAACCTATGTGTTCACCATCACCCGCGCACAGTTCAACCAGTTGAGCGAGACCCGCTCGATCCTCGAATGCGCGGCCTTCCGGCTGTCGATCGAACGCAACCGAAAGATGCTGCTGCGCAAGTGGCGGCGCATCGTCAAGTCGATGCAGGCGGCCATGGAACGCGGCGACGGGCTTGCATACTGCCAGCTTGACGGCGAGTTCCATCACCAGCTCTTCGCGCTGGCCGACAATCCGCATCTGCTGGAGGCGACGCAATCCTTCGCCACCAAGATCGCCACGGTGCGCAACCGCCTGGGGTCCAACCCCGAGCACATGAAACACTCCTTCAGCGAGCACGAGAACCTTCTGCGGCTGCTTGAGGACGACAAGGTCAATTCCGCCGTGGAGCTGCTGGATCACCACATCCGCTTCAAGGGGGAAACCTTCTGGGCGGCGGCAAGCGGGCAGATATCCAGCCTCGCCGACCAGCGCAGCCAAACCTGA
- a CDS encoding MmgE/PrpD family protein yields the protein MTAQPTKDLAAFFAGMTREGIPPIVREQVTDIILDTVASAIAGRLGDETGQIETLASAVGGPATSTVIAGPANSLAGATLVNGYQVTAVTVCDIHRPTLCHVTPEVIPPALAYAEAHHCSGRDFLVAVTAGLESVVRVGTGMNYPAMRANGWHSPGVIGPFGGAAAVGRLMGLDAARMQNALSLAGTQSAGTFAHWGTPTIKFHQSRGALSGLMAALLAQTGFKAGPEVLTAAHGGLFHLYSDGGNPAAAVAGLGETWMLDTISLRLWPAASSIQSVITAMFALIEAHDLTPDQVDQVEVGLSKTVHDMHGTLPWDNKFRALLSTPYVVGVVLHDRACWFEQFRPERITDPDLDAFIRARVRVGIDETVKGTGAAVTIRTRDGRSLTDRRDHPRGDAADRLTRAEIVDKFRRSATGLLSHDNTERAIAMLIDIENLPDMAELCAVLAAPKSA from the coding sequence GTGACAGCGCAGCCAACCAAGGATCTTGCGGCGTTCTTCGCGGGAATGACCCGCGAAGGCATCCCGCCGATCGTTCGCGAACAGGTGACCGACATCATCCTCGACACGGTCGCGAGTGCGATCGCCGGGCGGCTGGGCGACGAAACCGGGCAGATCGAGACGCTGGCCTCTGCCGTGGGCGGCCCCGCCACCTCCACGGTGATCGCGGGCCCGGCGAACTCGCTCGCGGGGGCGACACTGGTGAACGGCTATCAGGTCACCGCGGTGACCGTCTGCGACATCCATCGCCCGACGCTCTGTCACGTCACGCCCGAGGTCATCCCCCCCGCCCTTGCCTACGCCGAGGCGCATCATTGCAGCGGCCGCGATTTCCTGGTGGCGGTGACCGCCGGGCTCGAGTCCGTGGTGCGCGTGGGCACCGGCATGAACTATCCGGCCATGCGGGCGAACGGCTGGCATTCGCCGGGCGTGATCGGACCTTTCGGGGGCGCGGCGGCGGTCGGTCGCCTGATGGGCCTCGACGCCGCGCGGATGCAGAACGCGCTGTCGCTGGCCGGCACGCAATCGGCCGGAACATTCGCCCATTGGGGCACGCCGACCATCAAGTTCCACCAGTCGCGCGGTGCCCTGTCCGGCCTGATGGCGGCGCTGCTGGCGCAAACCGGATTCAAGGCCGGACCAGAGGTGCTGACGGCGGCCCATGGCGGGTTGTTCCACCTCTACTCGGATGGCGGGAACCCGGCCGCCGCCGTCGCGGGGCTGGGTGAAACCTGGATGCTCGACACGATCTCGCTGCGCCTCTGGCCTGCGGCAAGCTCGATCCAGTCGGTGATCACCGCGATGTTCGCACTCATCGAGGCGCATGACCTGACCCCCGATCAGGTCGATCAGGTCGAGGTCGGCCTGTCCAAGACCGTCCATGACATGCACGGCACCCTGCCCTGGGACAACAAGTTCAGGGCGCTGCTGTCCACCCCCTATGTGGTGGGCGTCGTGCTGCATGATCGTGCCTGCTGGTTCGAACAGTTCCGCCCGGAACGGATCACCGATCCCGATCTTGACGCCTTCATCCGCGCCCGGGTCCGCGTCGGCATCGACGAGACGGTCAAGGGCACGGGCGCTGCCGTGACCATCCGCACCAGGGACGGCAGGTCCCTGACCGACCGGCGCGACCATCCGCGTGGCGACGCCGCCGACCGGCTGACCCGGGCCGAGATCGTCGACAAGTTCCGCCGCTCTGCCACGGGACTGCTGAGCCATGACAACACCGAACGCGCCATCGCGATGCTGATCGACATCGAGAACCTGCCCGACATGGCCGAACTTTGCGCCGTGCTTGCCGCACCGAAGAGCGCCTGA
- a CDS encoding MmgE/PrpD family protein: MEQTSTEILAHFAAGFAPADLPASARDAARNLLLDSVACALAADFGDETAVYAGFARAAGGTGSSTVIGSGERLSPLGASLLNAYQITAATVCDTYVPAHVHITPEIVPPALALAERDGASGQALLAAIAVGSEVAVRVAAGINYAVAGPRGWHMPGIVGPFGAAAAVGRLLGLTPLQMRNAMGLAGSQSAGTWASWGTPTVKFHQSRGAGSGLMAGLLAQTGFTASADILTHKDGGILNAYSDGGHPGAITRNLGHDWEFEEIALRIWPGGTPLQPTLTAAFDLVRSAQPDFGAIARVTMEVSPDVHEAHARFVQPKGTFEALLSFHFAVASALRDRSFWLTSLSPAAVGDAAMVRFMADQMQIVANPAITRQTSIVTLDMTDGRRLTARADAAKGTRGNPATIEDLRGKFHHCAAGRLSAGDASDLLDIIVGIEDQADLSRFFSLLRKPGTRRAAA; the protein is encoded by the coding sequence GTGGAGCAGACATCGACCGAGATACTCGCCCACTTTGCCGCCGGTTTCGCCCCCGCCGACCTGCCCGCCTCGGCCCGCGACGCCGCGCGCAACCTGCTGCTCGACAGCGTCGCCTGCGCGCTTGCGGCCGATTTCGGCGACGAAACCGCCGTCTATGCGGGCTTTGCCCGCGCTGCGGGCGGCACCGGCAGCAGCACGGTCATCGGCAGCGGGGAACGCCTGTCGCCGCTCGGCGCATCGCTTCTGAACGCCTATCAGATCACGGCCGCAACGGTCTGCGATACCTATGTGCCCGCGCATGTGCACATAACCCCCGAAATCGTTCCCCCGGCACTGGCGCTCGCGGAACGCGACGGGGCCAGCGGCCAGGCGCTGCTGGCGGCCATCGCGGTCGGGTCCGAGGTGGCGGTTCGCGTGGCGGCGGGTATCAACTATGCCGTCGCGGGCCCGCGCGGCTGGCACATGCCGGGCATCGTCGGCCCCTTCGGCGCGGCCGCCGCCGTGGGGCGCCTGCTGGGGCTGACACCGCTCCAGATGCGCAACGCGATGGGCCTCGCCGGCAGCCAGTCGGCCGGAACCTGGGCTTCCTGGGGCACCCCGACGGTGAAATTCCACCAGTCGCGCGGCGCGGGGTCCGGCCTGATGGCGGGCCTTCTGGCGCAGACGGGTTTCACCGCGTCGGCCGACATCCTGACGCACAAGGACGGCGGGATCCTGAACGCCTATTCCGATGGCGGACACCCCGGGGCAATCACCCGGAACCTCGGCCATGACTGGGAGTTCGAAGAAATCGCCCTGCGCATCTGGCCGGGCGGCACACCCCTGCAACCCACGCTGACAGCGGCCTTCGATCTGGTCAGGTCGGCCCAGCCGGATTTCGGCGCGATCGCAAGGGTGACGATGGAGGTTTCGCCCGATGTGCACGAGGCGCACGCGCGCTTCGTGCAGCCGAAAGGCACGTTCGAGGCGCTGCTGTCCTTCCACTTCGCCGTCGCCTCGGCGCTGCGCGACCGCAGTTTCTGGCTGACCTCGCTGTCGCCGGCGGCCGTGGGTGACGCCGCCATGGTCCGCTTCATGGCGGACCAGATGCAGATCGTCGCCAATCCCGCGATCACCCGGCAGACCAGCATCGTCACGCTTGACATGACCGACGGTCGCCGCCTGACCGCCCGTGCCGATGCGGCAAAGGGAACCCGCGGGAATCCCGCGACCATCGAGGATCTCCGGGGCAAGTTCCACCACTGCGCTGCCGGTCGCCTGTCGGCCGGGGATGCATCGGACCTGCTGGACATCATCGTCGGCATCGAGGACCAGGCGGATCTTTCGCGCTTCTTCTCGCTGCTGCGCAAGCCCGGCACCCGCCGGGCCGCAGCATGA
- a CDS encoding SMP-30/gluconolactonase/LRE family protein: MSIDVRDPRFTSIVSKDAVMEQLGTGFDFTEGPVWHPHEKHVIFSDMPGDHMRKWTAAEGITTFRKPCYMSNGNTYDRQGRLVTCEHASSRVTRTEPDGTIVTLASHWQGKELNSPNDIVVRSDGGIFFSDPDFGRRPYFGIPREKELAFQGVYHLTRDGELILLVDDFAQPNGLCFSLDEKTLYINDTPRRHIRSFKVEGDRISGGDIWAELGGVEGERTPDGMKIDTQGNVYCVGPGGIHVFSPQAERLGVILVPENTANFCWGEDDLKSLFITASKSLYRIRVEVPGLATF, from the coding sequence ATGAGCATCGACGTCCGCGACCCCCGCTTCACCTCCATCGTCAGCAAGGATGCGGTGATGGAACAGCTTGGCACCGGGTTCGACTTTACCGAGGGCCCGGTCTGGCATCCCCACGAAAAGCACGTGATCTTCAGCGACATGCCGGGCGACCACATGCGCAAGTGGACCGCTGCCGAAGGCATCACGACATTCCGCAAGCCCTGCTACATGTCGAACGGCAATACCTATGACCGCCAGGGCCGGCTCGTCACCTGCGAGCATGCGTCCAGCAGGGTCACGCGCACCGAACCGGACGGCACCATCGTCACTCTGGCCTCGCACTGGCAGGGCAAGGAACTGAACAGCCCCAACGACATCGTCGTGCGCAGCGATGGCGGCATCTTCTTTTCCGATCCGGATTTCGGCCGCCGACCCTATTTCGGCATCCCGCGCGAAAAGGAACTGGCGTTCCAGGGCGTGTACCACCTGACCAGGGATGGCGAACTGATCCTGCTGGTGGACGACTTCGCGCAACCCAACGGGCTCTGCTTCTCGCTCGACGAAAAGACGCTCTACATCAACGACACACCGCGCCGGCATATCCGCAGCTTCAAGGTCGAGGGCGACCGGATCAGCGGCGGCGACATCTGGGCCGAACTCGGCGGTGTCGAGGGCGAGCGCACCCCCGACGGGATGAAGATCGACACGCAGGGCAATGTCTATTGTGTCGGACCGGGCGGCATCCATGTGTTCAGCCCCCAGGCAGAACGGCTGGGCGTGATCCTCGTGCCCGAGAACACCGCCAACTTCTGCTGGGGCGAGGACGACCTGAAGTCGCTGTTCATCACCGCGTCCAAATCGCTCTACCGCATCCGCGTCGAGGTGCCGGGCCTGGCGACGTTCTGA
- a CDS encoding Gfo/Idh/MocA family oxidoreductase, translated as MATRTIGVILDGVTGRLGTQQHLVASVLAIARDGGLRLADGTALVPVPVLLGRDAGKLRALSAAHGGLRWTTDRAAALADPDSQIYFDASATGGRHDRLMQALRAGKHVYTEKPVASSAGQALDVARQADRAGLRHGVVQDKLFLPGMRKLAALRQSGFFGRIHAARLDFGFWVFDGDIQRTQRSSWNYKRAEGGGIVLDMFTHWRYLTDTLIGRMRAVSCVMATRTPRRRDENGQPYDVDVEDQVLATVELDGGAFMQISNSWATRVRLDDTLQIQVDGSAGSAVVGVHDCWIQPAAATPLTTWHIEDRTRHSTDLRDHWQRLPDVEPVRNGYRAGWEMFLRHVAEGAPFSATLAEGAKALQLIDACYLSARERRWIDLPAGDAAP; from the coding sequence ATGGCCACGCGGACCATCGGTGTGATCCTTGATGGCGTGACGGGTCGCCTGGGGACGCAGCAGCATCTGGTCGCCTCGGTCCTGGCCATCGCCCGCGACGGTGGCCTGCGTCTTGCCGATGGCACCGCGCTGGTACCGGTGCCGGTGCTGCTGGGCCGCGACGCGGGAAAACTGCGCGCCCTTTCCGCCGCGCATGGCGGTCTGCGCTGGACGACGGATCGCGCCGCCGCTCTCGCCGACCCTGACAGCCAAATCTACTTTGACGCCTCTGCGACCGGCGGACGGCATGACCGCCTGATGCAGGCGCTTCGTGCGGGCAAGCATGTCTACACGGAAAAGCCGGTCGCATCCTCGGCGGGGCAGGCACTGGACGTTGCCCGGCAGGCGGACCGTGCGGGCCTGCGCCACGGCGTCGTGCAGGACAAGCTGTTCCTGCCCGGGATGCGCAAGCTGGCCGCGTTGCGGCAGTCGGGGTTCTTCGGTCGTATCCACGCGGCCAGGCTCGATTTCGGCTTCTGGGTGTTCGACGGCGACATTCAGCGCACGCAGCGGTCAAGCTGGAACTACAAGCGCGCCGAAGGCGGCGGCATCGTGCTGGATATGTTCACGCACTGGCGCTATCTGACGGACACGCTGATCGGCCGGATGCGCGCGGTGTCCTGCGTGATGGCCACGCGCACTCCCCGCCGCCGCGACGAGAACGGCCAGCCCTACGACGTTGACGTGGAAGACCAGGTTCTGGCCACGGTCGAACTGGACGGCGGCGCCTTCATGCAGATCTCGAACTCCTGGGCAACCCGGGTGCGGCTGGACGACACGCTGCAGATCCAGGTGGATGGCTCGGCCGGATCTGCCGTCGTCGGGGTGCACGACTGCTGGATTCAGCCTGCCGCCGCAACACCGCTGACCACCTGGCACATCGAGGACCGCACCCGCCACAGCACCGACCTGCGCGACCACTGGCAACGTCTGCCCGATGTCGAACCGGTCCGGAACGGCTATCGCGCGGGGTGGGAGATGTTCCTGCGCCACGTTGCCGAGGGCGCACCCTTTTCCGCGACGCTGGCCGAAGGGGCGAAAGCGCTGCAACTGATCGACGCCTGCTACCTCAGTGCCCGCGAAAGACGCTGGATCGACCTGCCTGCGGGGGATGCCGCGCCGTGA
- a CDS encoding amidase yields MTGLPDDPMEGQDIAGLAQAIRSGRTTAERVTRAYLDRIARLDPALGAYEHVAGDQAMATARAVDAAIAAGRDPGPLGGVPVAVKDLLAVDGMPTTGGSLVDVTGLCGAEGPFVRRLRATGAVILGKARTVEFAFGATGINLVQGTPWNPADAAVHRIPGGSSSGPAVAVAAGLAAFAIGSDTGGSVRNPAALCGIFGLKTTHGLWPLDGVVPLAPSFDSIGLLTRTAGDAGAVFVALQGAGLPATRDVSTLRLARPTGYAGPIDAEVSDAFETAVARLMQHGVTITEVAVPEAAERETIFPLTFAVELMERFGLARFEAERDRLDPVVATRLARAIGADMQAYHAGLARHKALVGIMQDRMAGLDGWVLPTTMITAPKVEDFTDPERGLQLTMGITRNTQPANLFGQCAVSLPLPGTKLPVGLQIVAAPGRDADLMAMACAVERVIGRPPLPDVRAFAR; encoded by the coding sequence ATGACGGGACTTCCCGACGATCCGATGGAGGGGCAGGATATCGCCGGGCTGGCGCAGGCCATCCGCAGCGGCCGGACGACGGCAGAACGGGTCACCCGGGCCTATCTGGACCGCATCGCGCGGCTTGATCCGGCATTGGGGGCCTATGAGCATGTGGCCGGGGATCAGGCGATGGCGACCGCCCGCGCCGTCGACGCGGCGATTGCCGCCGGGCGCGATCCCGGGCCGCTGGGCGGGGTGCCGGTTGCGGTGAAGGATCTGCTGGCGGTCGACGGCATGCCGACGACCGGCGGTTCGCTGGTCGATGTGACCGGTCTTTGCGGTGCCGAGGGCCCGTTTGTCCGCAGGCTGCGGGCCACGGGCGCGGTTATACTCGGCAAGGCGCGCACCGTGGAGTTCGCATTCGGCGCCACCGGTATCAATCTGGTACAGGGCACGCCCTGGAACCCCGCCGACGCGGCGGTGCACCGCATTCCGGGCGGGTCGAGCAGCGGCCCCGCCGTTGCGGTCGCGGCCGGGCTGGCGGCCTTTGCGATCGGATCGGATACCGGCGGATCGGTGCGCAACCCGGCGGCGCTGTGCGGTATCTTCGGGCTGAAGACCACGCATGGCCTGTGGCCGCTCGACGGCGTCGTGCCGCTGGCACCCAGCTTCGACTCGATCGGGTTGCTGACCCGCACGGCAGGGGATGCCGGGGCGGTGTTCGTGGCGTTGCAGGGCGCCGGACTGCCCGCCACGCGCGATGTATCGACCCTGCGGCTGGCGCGTCCGACCGGATATGCCGGGCCGATCGATGCCGAGGTCTCCGATGCCTTCGAGACCGCAGTCGCGCGGCTGATGCAGCACGGCGTCACGATCACCGAGGTTGCGGTGCCCGAGGCGGCCGAGCGCGAGACGATCTTTCCGCTGACCTTTGCCGTCGAACTCATGGAGCGTTTTGGCCTGGCACGGTTCGAGGCGGAACGCGACCGGCTGGACCCGGTGGTCGCCACCCGGCTGGCCCGCGCCATCGGGGCCGACATGCAGGCCTATCACGCCGGGCTTGCCCGGCATAAGGCGCTTGTGGGGATCATGCAGGATCGGATGGCCGGGCTGGACGGCTGGGTCCTGCCCACGACCATGATCACCGCGCCGAAGGTCGAGGATTTCACCGATCCGGAACGTGGCCTGCAACTGACCATGGGCATCACGCGCAACACCCAGCCCGCCAACCTGTTCGGGCAATGCGCGGTATCGCTGCCCCTGCCGGGGACGAAACTGCCCGTGGGCCTGCAGATCGTCGCCGCCCCGGGCCGCGACGCGGACCTGATGGCGATGGCCTGTGCGGTCGAGCGGGTGATCGGGCGCCCGCCGCTGCCCGATGTTCGCGCCTTCGCGCGGTAG
- a CDS encoding permease: MTVTTLPTPGLRSALRHLWQDQRVWLVSVLILAALAVFDAPQAVDSALFAGRALLGTAPFLILSIAIAAWANATGADNLIAKAFTGAPLLMIGLGALAGGISPFCSCGVIPLIAALLAMGVPLSAVMAFWLASPIMDPSMFVLTAGVLDLEFAVAKTLAAIGLGLFGGTVVHLMMKGGAFADPLREGIGNGGCGGARIRAPKPVIWRFWTDADRRAKFGRTALTTTLFLAKWLVLAFILESLMLAWIPAETVTAALGGEGLLPIVTATLVGVPAYLNGYAALPLVGGLIDQGMAPGAGMAFLVAGGVTSIPAAMAVWALARPQVFALYIGLSLTGAFASGLLFQLWSMA; encoded by the coding sequence ATGACTGTCACAACCCTTCCGACACCCGGCCTTCGGTCCGCGCTGCGCCATCTGTGGCAGGACCAGCGCGTCTGGCTGGTCTCGGTGCTGATCCTTGCGGCGCTGGCGGTGTTCGATGCGCCCCAGGCCGTCGACTCGGCACTCTTCGCGGGCCGGGCGCTGCTTGGCACGGCGCCGTTCCTGATCCTGTCCATCGCCATCGCGGCCTGGGCCAATGCAACCGGCGCCGACAACCTGATCGCCAAGGCGTTCACCGGCGCACCGCTGCTGATGATCGGGCTGGGGGCGCTGGCGGGCGGCATCTCGCCCTTCTGTTCCTGCGGGGTGATCCCGCTGATCGCCGCGCTGCTGGCGATGGGTGTGCCGCTGTCGGCGGTGATGGCGTTCTGGCTGGCATCGCCGATCATGGACCCGTCGATGTTCGTGCTGACGGCGGGTGTTCTGGACCTTGAGTTCGCGGTGGCCAAGACGCTTGCCGCCATCGGGCTGGGCCTGTTCGGCGGCACGGTGGTGCACCTGATGATGAAGGGCGGGGCCTTCGCCGATCCGCTGCGCGAGGGGATCGGCAATGGCGGTTGCGGGGGCGCCAGGATCCGGGCGCCCAAGCCCGTCATCTGGCGATTCTGGACCGACGCGGACCGCCGCGCCAAGTTCGGCAGGACGGCGCTGACCACGACCCTGTTCCTGGCCAAATGGCTGGTGCTGGCCTTCATTCTGGAAAGCCTGATGCTGGCCTGGATCCCGGCGGAGACCGTGACCGCCGCGCTCGGCGGCGAGGGGCTGCTGCCGATCGTGACGGCGACGCTGGTCGGGGTGCCGGCCTACCTGAACGGGTATGCGGCGCTGCCGCTGGTCGGCGGGCTGATCGATCAGGGCATGGCGCCGGGCGCCGGCATGGCCTTTCTTGTCGCCGGTGGCGTCACCTCGATCCCGGCGGCGATGGCGGTCTGGGCGCTGGCGCGGCCGCAGGTCTTTGCCCTCTACATCGGCCTGTCGCTGACCGGGGCCTTCGCGTCGGGGCTGTTGTTCCAGCTCTGGAGCATGGCATGA